A stretch of the Vitis riparia cultivar Riparia Gloire de Montpellier isolate 1030 chromosome 13, EGFV_Vit.rip_1.0, whole genome shotgun sequence genome encodes the following:
- the LOC117928949 gene encoding uncharacterized protein LOC117928949 — translation MSSFYSQCVMKQLHPPEKITGSFHPHPLWLKDAHETPYTCWGCKEKGLGKVYQCEDAKNCDYHLHQRCYDLSYGGVISYYTPLLGSKICEFEFHQEAPGGNKRACDACGKDVKGWFYQCKTCKKPHYLHPCCTNFPIKKTWEKGIELYLKAKTSSKCLECKRENISQGLRGWFYVSNCGKHCYHVGCVMDMGLENLKKGGDGCDDDRYPIKETTDERKSCSRESSTRPQSRAITKQSLKVGTRKFLTEAAKIVLNLIISAIFGIPITSACDAFYKLF, via the coding sequence ATGTCGTCCTTCTACTCACAGTGTGTCATGAAGCAGTTGCACCCCCCAGAAAAAATAACGGGAAGCTTCCACCCACACCCACTTTGGCTGAAGGATGCTCACGAGACGCCATATACTTGTTGGGGATGTAAAGAGAAAGGCCTAGGAAAAGTTTACCAGTGTGAAGATGCTAAGAATTGCGACTATCATCTTCATCAGCGGTGCTATGATTTATCCTATGGCGGCGTCATCTCCTACTATACACCCCTTCTGGGGAGTAAGATAtgtgaatttgaatttcatcaGGAAGCCCCAGGAGGCAATAAGAGAGCTTGTGATGCATGTGGGAAGGACGTGAAAGGGTGGTTTTACCAGTGTAAAACGTGTAAGAAACCCCATTATTTACACCCCTGTTGCACCAATTTTCCCATCAAGAAGACATGGGAGAAGGGGATTGAGCTTTATCTTAAAGCCAAGACCTCATCAAAGTGCCTAGAATGCAAAAGAGAGAATATTTCCCAAGGGCTCAGAGGCTGGTTCTACGTTTCCAACTGTGGGAAACACTGTTACCATGTGGGATGTGTTATGGACATGGGTCTGGAGAATTTGAAGAAGGGTGGTGATGGGTGTGATGATGATCGATATCCTATCAAAGAAACTACCGATGAGAGGAAGAGTTGCAGCCGTGAATCCTCCACAAGGCCTCAAAGCAGAGCTATCACAAAGCAAAGTCTAAAGGTGGGGACGAGGAAGTTTCTAACGGAGGCTGCAAAGATTGTTCTCAACCTCATCATTTCAGCCATATTCGGGATTCCGATTACTAGTGCTTGTGATGCTTTCTATAAGTTGTTTTAA
- the LOC117927934 gene encoding uncharacterized protein LOC117927934, whose protein sequence is MTITENTHFSHPQHPLDLKNYQKPYTCDGCKEQGFGSRYRCELCHYDLHPDCAFTDSTTSHKFFKARTFKFLDQRPGKCCNSHCKDCMRYCDACGKPIHGFVYHCKEKGWDLHPCCRNLTNELDIDGIKFHLRGTVSSKCIWCNQRNPPGSVSGIRGWSYVSKCKNYRFHVYCATEMVNQVWKNGGSKDSNECLSIENVKLPLPVSLNRSGGSGSNSFMRIVKVFLKTIAGILLGDPTITLTSLFVELVFKE, encoded by the coding sequence ATGACAATCACTGAAAACACTCATTTCAGCCACCCACAGCACCCACTTGACCTGAAAAATTATCAGAAGCCATACACCTGCGATGGATGCAAAGAACAAGGCTTTGGATCAAGATACCGATGCGAGCTATGCCACTACGATCTTCACCCAGATTGTGCCTTCACCGACTCCACCACTTCCCACAAGTTCTTCAAAGCACGCACCTTCAAATTCTTGGACCAACGTCCGGGAAAATGCTGTAATTCCCACTGCAAAGACTGCATGAGATACTGTGATGCCTGCGGGAAGCCAATACATGGCTTTGTGTACCACTGCAAGGAGAAGGGCTGGGATTTGCACCCATGCTGCCGCAATCTTACGAATGAATTAGACATAGACGGCATTAAATTTCACCTCCGTGGGACGGTTTCTTCAAAGTGCATATGGTGCAATCAGAGAAACCCTCCAGGCAGTGTTTCGGGCATTCGGGGTTGGTCCTATGTCTCCAAGTGCAAAAACTACCGTTTCCATGTGTACTGCGCAACAGAAATGGTGAATCAAGTCTGGAAGAATGGGGGTAGTAAGGATAGTAATGAATGTCTGTCAATAGAGAATGTGAAGCTTCCTCTTCCGGTTTCTTTGAATAGAAGTGGTGGGAGTGGTAGCAATTCTTTTATGAGGATAGTGAAGGTATTTCTCAAGACAATTGCTGGTATTCTTTTGGGAGATCCAACCATAACTCTTACTTCTCTCTTCGTGGAATTGGTCTTTAAGGAATGA